A genomic stretch from Ciona intestinalis unplaced genomic scaffold, KH HT000098.2, whole genome shotgun sequence includes:
- the LOC100186990 gene encoding UDP-GlcNAc:betaGal beta-1,3-N-acetylglucosaminyltransferase 8-like isoform X1: MYLFRKSRRFIHVNKSVLLAVAGLVAFWYVIYQHKEKTAPSVIQPRPKDLPLARLVLNSKQQQDNQRDKKCAELRQLVHASESKIIAGRYMEQMKIPRDRAFFSITPWAVENDVQGKACKTEKGIHSFALEILNFQSVLWSMVSLVKSSLGHRDRREAIRKTWGSVKVLNKVRFEVVFIVGLTNGNASLQNQLEEEGRLNGDLLQFNLNDTAESVPEKVLAGMQWASMNMPPESLYNSMDDDVMLNLPKLVEYFNDLMRPGNNNASGKRPCSEDLPLVCMYSYQPKDKPARDPKSKWYMPLELFPNETWPTYCRGGLYTAPVKMVTKLYEASRKTDHLYLDDVWITGFMRRKLGKGDWNIMPAPRSERVDEKLMEEATIIAPVDEALMQHLWGNINFKTVDVPSRIFQVWETWKKALTLHEVCETPNRTRTNAAN, encoded by the exons ATGTATCTGTTTCGTAAATCACGACGTTTTATACATGTAAATAAATCTGTACTTCTTGCTGTTGCTGGTTTAGTTGCGTTTTGGTATGTGATATATCAACACAAAGAAAAGACAGCACCATCAGTAATACAGCCAAG GCCCAAAGACTTACCTCTTGCGCGACTGGTACTTAATTCGAAACAGCAACAAGACAACCAAAGAG ATAAAAAATGTGCGGAGTTGCGACAATTGGTCCATGCGAGCGAGAGCAAAATTATTGCTGGTCGGTACATGGAACAAATGAAGATACCACGTGACCGGGCGTTTTTTTCGATCACTCCTTGGGCAGTGGAGAACGATGTACAAGGAAAAGCATGTAAAACTGAAAAGGGTATACATAGTTTTGCATTggaaattttgaattttc AATCGGTGCTATGGTCTATGGTGAGCTTAGTAAAAAGTTCTCTTGGGCATCGGGACAGACGAGAAGCAATCAGGAAAACATGGGGATCCGTTAAAGTTCTGAACAAAGTTCGTTTCGAGGTTGTTTTTATCGTCGGCCTTACTAACGGAAACGCATCTTTGCAAAATCAACTTGAAGAGGAAGGAAGATTAAATGGTGATCTTCTGCAATTCAACTTAAATGACACAGCTGA ATCTGTGCCCGAAAAAGTCCTCGCCGGTATGCAGTGGGCGTCCATGAACATGCCTCCTGAGTCGCTGTACAACTCTATGGATGATGACGTGATGCTAAATCTCCCGAAATTGGTCGAATATTTTAACGACCTGATGCGGCCAGGAAACAACAACGCGAGCGGAAAACGACCATGTTCCGAAGATTTGCCCCTTGTGTGTATGTACAGTTACCAGCCAAAAGACAAGCCTGCCCGTGACCCGAAAAGCAAGTGGTATATGCCTTTAGAACTGTTTCCAAACGAAACGTGGCCGACGTACTGCCGAGGTGGGCTATACACAGCTCCTGTTAAAATGGTGACGAAACTTTACGAAGCTTCCAGAAAAACTGACCATTTGTATCTTGACGATGTTTGGATAACAGGCTTCATGCGAAGAAAACTTGGAAAAGGAGACTGGAATATTATG ccCGCACCGCGCTCGGAACGAGTAGATGAAAAATTAATGGAAGAAGCGACAATTATCGCACCAGTAGACGAAGCTTTAATGCAGCACCTGTGGGGGAATATTAATTTCAAAACAGTAGATGTTCCATCTCGTATATTTCAAGTATGGGAGACGTGGAAAAAAGCCTTAACCCTTCACGAAGTTTGTGAAACGCCTAATAGAACGAGGACTAACGCAGCCAATTGA
- the LOC100186990 gene encoding lactosylceramide 1,3-N-acetyl-beta-D-glucosaminyltransferase-like isoform X2 has product MYLFRKSRRFIHVNKSVLLAVAGLVAFWYVIYQHKEKTAPSVIQPRPKDLPLARLVLNSKQQQDNQRDKKCAELRQLVHASESKIIAGRYMEQMKIPRDRAFFSITPWAVENDVQGKACKTEKESVLWSMVSLVKSSLGHRDRREAIRKTWGSVKVLNKVRFEVVFIVGLTNGNASLQNQLEEEGRLNGDLLQFNLNDTAESVPEKVLAGMQWASMNMPPESLYNSMDDDVMLNLPKLVEYFNDLMRPGNNNASGKRPCSEDLPLVCMYSYQPKDKPARDPKSKWYMPLELFPNETWPTYCRGGLYTAPVKMVTKLYEASRKTDHLYLDDVWITGFMRRKLGKGDWNIMPAPRSERVDEKLMEEATIIAPVDEALMQHLWGNINFKTVDVPSRIFQVWETWKKALTLHEVCETPNRTRTNAAN; this is encoded by the exons ATGTATCTGTTTCGTAAATCACGACGTTTTATACATGTAAATAAATCTGTACTTCTTGCTGTTGCTGGTTTAGTTGCGTTTTGGTATGTGATATATCAACACAAAGAAAAGACAGCACCATCAGTAATACAGCCAAG GCCCAAAGACTTACCTCTTGCGCGACTGGTACTTAATTCGAAACAGCAACAAGACAACCAAAGAG ATAAAAAATGTGCGGAGTTGCGACAATTGGTCCATGCGAGCGAGAGCAAAATTATTGCTGGTCGGTACATGGAACAAATGAAGATACCACGTGACCGGGCGTTTTTTTCGATCACTCCTTGGGCAGTGGAGAACGATGTACAAGGAAAAGCATGTAAAACTGAAAAGG AATCGGTGCTATGGTCTATGGTGAGCTTAGTAAAAAGTTCTCTTGGGCATCGGGACAGACGAGAAGCAATCAGGAAAACATGGGGATCCGTTAAAGTTCTGAACAAAGTTCGTTTCGAGGTTGTTTTTATCGTCGGCCTTACTAACGGAAACGCATCTTTGCAAAATCAACTTGAAGAGGAAGGAAGATTAAATGGTGATCTTCTGCAATTCAACTTAAATGACACAGCTGA ATCTGTGCCCGAAAAAGTCCTCGCCGGTATGCAGTGGGCGTCCATGAACATGCCTCCTGAGTCGCTGTACAACTCTATGGATGATGACGTGATGCTAAATCTCCCGAAATTGGTCGAATATTTTAACGACCTGATGCGGCCAGGAAACAACAACGCGAGCGGAAAACGACCATGTTCCGAAGATTTGCCCCTTGTGTGTATGTACAGTTACCAGCCAAAAGACAAGCCTGCCCGTGACCCGAAAAGCAAGTGGTATATGCCTTTAGAACTGTTTCCAAACGAAACGTGGCCGACGTACTGCCGAGGTGGGCTATACACAGCTCCTGTTAAAATGGTGACGAAACTTTACGAAGCTTCCAGAAAAACTGACCATTTGTATCTTGACGATGTTTGGATAACAGGCTTCATGCGAAGAAAACTTGGAAAAGGAGACTGGAATATTATG ccCGCACCGCGCTCGGAACGAGTAGATGAAAAATTAATGGAAGAAGCGACAATTATCGCACCAGTAGACGAAGCTTTAATGCAGCACCTGTGGGGGAATATTAATTTCAAAACAGTAGATGTTCCATCTCGTATATTTCAAGTATGGGAGACGTGGAAAAAAGCCTTAACCCTTCACGAAGTTTGTGAAACGCCTAATAGAACGAGGACTAACGCAGCCAATTGA